The genome window TGCAGGGTTTCCTGCTACGATGGTGTGAGCCGGTATATCTTTTGTAACTACGCTGCAAGCACCAACTATTGCTCCCTGGCCAATTGTCACCCCTTTTAAAATGGTTGAATTAAAACCAATCCATACATCATCTCCAATAATTATCTCTTTCTCGTTAAGCGCTATATCATCCGCATGCCCGGTCGTCAATATGCTTTTATAATGCTGATGTCTTTCATTAGCATCTATAGGATGATCATTACAATCGTGAATATTAACATTATGAGCTATAAGAACGCGATCTCCTATTGATATATTTTTTGCTGACCAGATTTTAGTATTTTCCCCTACAAAGCAATATTTTCCAATTTTTATCCGTCCGCCATGCTTGTAAACCGTTAATTCACCTTTTATATGAGAGTTTTCATCAATTTCAATTTTGCTTTTATCCTTTTGAATATTAAATACACTAGCCTTATGCCCAAATGTTACTTTGCCTGAATAGGTTATCTGACTTTTATTTGAAATTGTGGTTATTATAGAAAGTCCTTTAATTATCAACCTGTTTAATAAAAAAAATAATTGCTTCATCCTCAAATAGTTTTTTTAATAAGTTTTGAAAAAACTTTTTTCAAATTAACCAGTGTAAATACTTTCCCCTTGTTTGCTTTAAAATGAGCTATCAATGCTGCCCTAAAAGCAGGATTTTCTTTAATCACATGTTCAAATTCCGCAATAGTACCATTATAGTAACTGTCGCCTAAAAACCTGGTGCTGTCTGAATTGATATTTGTTCCTACCATTCCGATATTCTTCACCATTGAAACAAACGGAAACAGTGTCAGCTTTTTATTCAGAAAAATGCTTGCATACCAACATACGCCCCATGAACTAATTTTCCCATTTTTTACCTTTTTTAGCAGGCTGTAGAATGGATAAGTGCCATTAAAATCAAACTCGTATACCAAACCTTGCTCATTGATCAAATTCATTAACTCTTCAGCATCGGGATTAAATAAATCCCAGCTCCCTTTCCACGTAGCCCAACCCCACGTTGTGGCTGACCTAAGAAATAACGTTTCTTTATTAAATTCGTTACTTATCGGGAAGTTATGCCCGCTAATTGATGCTACTTCTGTCTCCCCATCATACTTTTCCAATGCATCATTCATATACTGCAAAAAATGAGGCCCAACTACCAGATCATCTTCCAGCACAATAACCCTGCCGTATTTATTAACAACTTCGGTAACCCCCGTGATAACAGACCTGGATAAGCCTTTGTTACCCTCTGCTTCAACGACGTACACATTTTTAGCCCAGCTTATTTGGTGAGCAAGCTGCCTTACTTGTTTAATTAAAGCAAGCGTATTCTCGTCTGCCGTAATTTTAGGTCCGTCGCAGTAAATAAACAAGTCGCTTTCTTTTGTTTCTTTATTGCATTTTAAAGCCAGCAATGTTTCTTCAAGATAATGCGGACGATTATAAGCAAATACTATTACAGGAGCCAGATTCATTATAAAACAGTTTATTAACAATAATTATCAAATGATAGTTAATACGAAAAAAATCTTTTAACGCAGCACTACCTTCTTTTTAGTTAATTTGTAGATACTGGGTAATCCCACAATAAATCCGAGGCCAAACCAAAGAATCCTGTTTACATCTAAAGACATACTGCTCAAGGATTGTAAAAAAGCAAATGAAAACAGCAGTATTACCATGTTAATAAAAGGATTTACTGTTGTTCCGCGCATTAATACCCTGACTGATTTAAAAAAACAACCAATCGAAACAAACAACAATGGCATTCCAAAAAAGATTCCCCATCGCATAATAATTTCCAGGAATTGATTGTGCGGGTAAGGCTTATAATTTTCCTTCCCAAAAAATATAATATCTTTTAAATTGTTATAAAAATCCTGGATGTAAAGCGTTCGCTGATAAGCTGACTGATCGGCTTTAGCATCGCCCTTATTTGCTACTTTTGATAATAAGCCAAATCTGTCAATAGCGCCGTCAACCTTAGCTTG of Mucilaginibacter xinganensis contains these proteins:
- a CDS encoding glycosyltransferase; the encoded protein is MNLAPVIVFAYNRPHYLEETLLALKCNKETKESDLFIYCDGPKITADENTLALIKQVRQLAHQISWAKNVYVVEAEGNKGLSRSVITGVTEVVNKYGRVIVLEDDLVVGPHFLQYMNDALEKYDGETEVASISGHNFPISNEFNKETLFLRSATTWGWATWKGSWDLFNPDAEELMNLINEQGLVYEFDFNGTYPFYSLLKKVKNGKISSWGVCWYASIFLNKKLTLFPFVSMVKNIGMVGTNINSDSTRFLGDSYYNGTIAEFEHVIKENPAFRAALIAHFKANKGKVFTLVNLKKVFSKLIKKTI